AAGTAGAGGCTGAAATTTCTGAGGCAGTGGAAGCAGCGGCACCTAAAGCTACTACTAAGATTGAAGAACGAATAAAGAAAATGGAAGATGCGGATAAAATTATTCGTGAAGCACCAGTTTCGCGAATTGTTTCTCGCTTGTTAGAGTATGGTGTAAAAGCACGGGCTTCTGATATTCATATTGAGCCTTTGGAAGATCGGACTAGAGTGCGTTACCGAATTGATGGTGTGCTGCGAGAGCGGTTTGAGCTGCCGCGGCGGATTCATTCCTCTATTGTTGCAAGGGTAAAAATCCTTTCTAGGTTACGGTTGGATGAACGAAGATTACCTCAAGATGGTCGGTTTAAGATTGAGGTTGGTGAGATAAAAGTTGATCTTCGAGTCTCTATTGTTCCCACCGTTTTTGGGGAGAAGGTTGTAATTCGATTTTTGGAGGAAACAGGCAATATTATGAGTTTGGAAGAATTAGGTCTTTTTGGAGTCTCATTGCGAAGAATTAAAAATGCTATTAAGCAGCCTAACGGTATTATGTTGGTAACTGGTCCTACAGGTAGTGGTAAAACTCTTACTCTGGCATCTTCTATTACTACTATCAACGATATAGGCGTAAACATTGTAACTTTGGAAGATCCGGTGGAAATTAAGTTGGAAGGGGTTACTCAAATTCAGGTTAATCGTGAGGTGGGCTTGACCTTTGCCTCTGGCTTGCGTTCTATTCTCCGTCAGGACCCTGATATTGTGATGGTGGGTGAGATTCGTGACCAGGAGACAGCAGAGTTGTCTATTCACGCAGCGCTGACTGGTCACCTTGTATTTTCAACTTTGCACACTAATTCAGCAGCTGGCGCGCTTCCGCGGATGTTGGACATGGGTGTAGAGCCATATCTTCTTACTTCTACTGTAAATGCGGTAGTTGCCCAACGTTTGGTACGTACAGTTTGCAAGAAATGCAAGAAACCGTACCACCCACCTAAAGAAGTTCTTGACCAGGCAAAAGATATTTTGGGCGAGAAACTTTTTCAAGAAAACGCTAATAAGAATGATGAGGGTAAATATGTTTTTTGGAAAGGCGAAGGTTGTGAGCATTGTGAAGGATCCGGATATAAGGGCCGCACTGGTATTTTTGAAGTATTGGCTGCTTCTGATCCTGTTTCCAGGTTGGTTTTGGAGCGACAACCTACCCAGGCAATAGAAGAGCAAGCAATAAAAGAAGGTATGGTCACTTTACGCCAAGACGGATTCCTTAAGGTTATTCAAGGTTCTACAACACCGGAGGAGGTTCTTCGCGTTACCCGGGACGAAGATGTTGAGGAAGAAAGTGACGAAAATGCAAGCAATGTTTAGCTTGGCTTGTGTTGTCAACTACTTTTTGACTTCTTGTGTTTTACAAGGTAAACTTTGCTTAGTAAGTTAGAAATTACCTGCCTATGGACGAGCAATTAGAAGAACTTTTAGACATTACTATTAATGAAGGGGCTTCGGATCTACACTTAACCGTAGATGCCCCTCCTACTGTGCGAGTTGCTCGTGAGCTTACACCGCTTGCTGATTACGAAAACCTCTCCCCTGAAGATACTGCAAGAATTGTTTTTTCTCTTTTAGACACAGAGCAGCAAGAACGGTT
This genomic stretch from Patescibacteria group bacterium harbors:
- a CDS encoding ATPase, T2SS/T4P/T4SS family — its product is MPKFKNTEKAKQIQQEERTETRTEEVSPKVKDESKQDTPQTPETSVEKDSPDLVVPRGKYDTFGEVLLAGGLITEAQKDELHLESVNLGKSEVELVQEKDWLSSKEFAKAKAKFLGVPFVEIAGQSIPQEILELVPEPTAKNYGVIPLGKKGGELQVAMLDPLDLPAVELLERRSGVKVKPALAEKGDLEAALERFYGEEKVEAEISEAVEAAAPKATTKIEERIKKMEDADKIIREAPVSRIVSRLLEYGVKARASDIHIEPLEDRTRVRYRIDGVLRERFELPRRIHSSIVARVKILSRLRLDERRLPQDGRFKIEVGEIKVDLRVSIVPTVFGEKVVIRFLEETGNIMSLEELGLFGVSLRRIKNAIKQPNGIMLVTGPTGSGKTLTLASSITTINDIGVNIVTLEDPVEIKLEGVTQIQVNREVGLTFASGLRSILRQDPDIVMVGEIRDQETAELSIHAALTGHLVFSTLHTNSAAGALPRMLDMGVEPYLLTSTVNAVVAQRLVRTVCKKCKKPYHPPKEVLDQAKDILGEKLFQENANKNDEGKYVFWKGEGCEHCEGSGYKGRTGIFEVLAASDPVSRLVLERQPTQAIEEQAIKEGMVTLRQDGFLKVIQGSTTPEEVLRVTRDEDVEEESDENASNV